A stretch of the Nosocomiicoccus ampullae genome encodes the following:
- the pheT gene encoding phenylalanine--tRNA ligase subunit beta, which yields MKVSKEWLDQFIPLDVSKHELSETITRSGIEVDDIIDYTETVKDVVVGYVKECDKHPDADKLNVTKVDIGDDTVQIVCGAPNIQADTYVIVAKVGGEIPGLKLRKAKLRGVESEGMICSLEELGIPKDLSPKEFEDGIFIFTETDNIAPGQNALEALYLNDYVLEYDLTPNRKDALSMIGSAYEARALFGGEVTEPDQSFNETSDTSLLSVSIDDEESVQYYGARIVKNVTIKPSPLWMQIRLIKAGIRPINNVVDISNYVLLEFGQPIHMFDYDKIGSTKIVTRHAKNGEKMTTLDGKERELLDTDIVVTNGKEPVALAGVMGGDFSEVKNDTKNVVIESALFDPVSIRKTASRLNLRSEASQRFEKGVSHVFVLKALNRAAHLLEKYAGGEVEAQLLSDGTLNLEDTIIHTSVSFLNKRLGLELSSKEVKDILEHLGIKAEGDDELTCYIPSRRDDLKIQEDISEEVARIYGYDNIPSTLPKYSKITPGQLTDAQVKTRSMRELLMSNGFSQAINYALTSEENIGKFTTLNEGLKLNMPMSEMHSVLRTSLIPHLVDNAVYNKNRMQERIELFEIGNIFKTNGQTELPDEIQKLAVLSTGKVNDTKWLNTSHEPDFYHIKGIIEAIFTEFNLLKDVRFEATTDYEELHPGRSAHIYLNDVNIGVIGELHPTYSKAHDLGQTTVAEIDLEHVLDKSESIIYEPIVKFPSISRDVALEVPRDVTSQSIIDLIWSLRPNYLVEVYPFDVYEGEHIDNDKKSIALHLIYQNKEDTLKDSDVKEAHEPVLERFEEEGFTIRE from the coding sequence ATGAAAGTATCTAAAGAGTGGTTAGATCAGTTTATCCCGCTAGATGTTTCAAAACACGAATTAAGTGAAACAATTACAAGAAGCGGTATTGAAGTTGATGATATTATCGACTATACAGAAACAGTGAAAGATGTCGTCGTTGGTTACGTTAAAGAGTGTGATAAGCACCCTGATGCTGACAAATTAAACGTTACAAAAGTGGATATTGGCGACGACACAGTACAGATCGTATGTGGTGCACCAAATATTCAAGCAGATACTTACGTGATTGTTGCTAAAGTAGGTGGAGAGATTCCTGGACTTAAACTCCGTAAAGCAAAACTTCGTGGTGTAGAGTCTGAAGGAATGATTTGTAGTTTAGAAGAACTAGGTATTCCAAAAGATTTAAGCCCGAAAGAATTTGAAGATGGAATCTTTATCTTTACTGAAACTGACAATATTGCACCAGGTCAAAATGCGTTAGAGGCACTGTACTTAAATGATTATGTATTAGAGTATGACTTAACACCGAATAGAAAAGATGCATTATCAATGATTGGTAGTGCGTACGAAGCACGTGCGTTATTTGGTGGAGAAGTCACTGAACCAGATCAGTCGTTTAATGAAACGAGTGACACGTCTCTACTATCAGTTTCGATTGATGATGAAGAGAGTGTACAATATTACGGTGCGCGTATCGTTAAAAATGTAACAATTAAACCAAGTCCTTTATGGATGCAAATTCGTTTAATTAAAGCAGGTATTCGTCCAATTAATAACGTCGTAGACATTTCAAACTACGTATTACTTGAATTTGGTCAACCAATTCATATGTTTGATTATGATAAAATCGGTAGCACAAAAATTGTGACGCGCCATGCTAAAAACGGTGAAAAAATGACGACTCTAGATGGTAAAGAGCGTGAGTTACTAGATACAGATATCGTCGTTACTAATGGTAAAGAACCAGTCGCTTTAGCTGGAGTTATGGGTGGAGACTTTTCTGAAGTTAAAAATGATACAAAAAATGTCGTAATTGAATCTGCACTTTTTGATCCAGTGAGTATTCGTAAAACTGCGTCACGTTTAAACTTACGTAGTGAAGCATCACAACGTTTTGAAAAGGGAGTATCACACGTATTCGTATTAAAAGCACTAAACCGTGCCGCACACTTACTTGAAAAGTATGCAGGTGGTGAAGTTGAAGCACAACTTTTATCTGACGGAACGTTAAATCTTGAGGATACTATAATTCATACATCAGTGAGCTTCTTAAATAAGAGACTTGGTTTAGAGTTATCTTCTAAAGAAGTGAAAGATATATTAGAACATCTCGGAATAAAAGCTGAAGGTGACGATGAACTAACGTGCTACATTCCGTCTAGAAGAGATGACCTAAAAATTCAAGAAGATATTTCTGAAGAAGTTGCGAGAATTTACGGTTACGATAATATTCCGTCAACGTTACCTAAATATAGTAAGATTACACCAGGTCAGTTAACAGACGCTCAAGTTAAAACGAGAAGTATGCGTGAGTTGCTGATGTCTAACGGTTTTAGTCAAGCGATTAACTATGCATTAACAAGCGAAGAAAATATTGGTAAATTTACGACATTAAATGAAGGACTTAAGCTTAATATGCCAATGAGTGAAATGCATTCTGTATTAAGAACAAGTCTGATCCCGCATCTTGTAGATAACGCAGTTTACAATAAAAACCGTATGCAAGAACGTATTGAGTTGTTTGAAATCGGGAATATATTTAAAACGAATGGTCAAACCGAATTACCAGATGAAATTCAAAAACTCGCAGTACTTTCAACAGGAAAAGTCAATGATACGAAGTGGTTAAATACGAGTCATGAACCTGACTTTTATCATATAAAAGGTATTATTGAAGCTATTTTTACAGAGTTTAACTTATTAAAAGATGTTCGTTTTGAAGCAACTACTGACTACGAAGAACTTCACCCAGGTCGTAGTGCACATATTTATCTAAACGATGTGAATATCGGTGTCATTGGTGAACTCCACCCGACATATAGTAAAGCACATGACTTAGGTCAAACGACAGTGGCTGAAATTGATTTAGAACATGTATTAGATAAGAGTGAATCTATCATATACGAACCGATTGTTAAATTCCCTTCAATTTCTAGAGACGTTGCTTTAGAAGTTCCTAGAGATGTAACATCACAATCGATTATTGACCTCATTTGGTCATTACGTCCAAACTACTTAGTCGAAGTATATCCATTTGATGTTTATGAAGGTGAACATATCGACAATGATAAAAAATCAATTGCATTACACTTAATTTATCAAAATAAAGAGGATACACTTAAAGACAGTGACGTTAAAGAAGCACATGAACCAGTGTTAGAAAGATTTGAAGAAGAAGGATTTACAATCCGCGAGTAA
- the pheS gene encoding phenylalanine--tRNA ligase subunit alpha: MDAIKEKFESLFKDVNDRKQLDDLRVKFLGKKGTVTTLMQHMKEIPNEDKKDFGQRVNKLRQSIQERIENGIEEIEARLLKEKLERETIDVTLPGRQRPIGGKHPLQHIIDSIEDIFVGLGYEVYEGYEVESDYYNFEALNLPKTHPARDMQDSFYISNETLLRTHTSPVQARVLNAANGEGPIKIICPGKVYRRDSDDATHSHQFTQIEGLVVDKNVSLADLKGTLELFLKEIFGQDREIRLRPSYFPFTEPSVEVDVSCFKCGGKGCNVCKQSGWIEILGAGMVHPNVLEMAGFDSNEYSGFAFGMGPDRIAMLYYGIEDIRHMYTNNLNFLEQFKYIEERGVKHESI; encoded by the coding sequence ATGTAAATGATCGTAAACAACTCGACGATTTACGAGTAAAGTTTTTAGGTAAAAAAGGAACTGTTACGACGTTAATGCAACATATGAAAGAAATCCCAAATGAAGATAAAAAAGATTTCGGTCAGCGTGTAAACAAGTTACGTCAGTCGATTCAAGAAAGAATTGAAAATGGAATTGAAGAAATTGAAGCAAGATTATTAAAAGAAAAGTTAGAGCGTGAAACGATCGACGTGACGTTACCTGGTAGACAACGTCCAATTGGTGGTAAACACCCGCTTCAACATATTATCGACAGTATCGAGGATATTTTTGTTGGGCTTGGATATGAAGTGTATGAAGGTTATGAAGTTGAAAGTGACTATTATAACTTTGAAGCATTAAACCTACCAAAAACACATCCAGCACGCGACATGCAAGATTCGTTTTACATATCAAACGAAACGTTACTGCGTACGCACACTTCACCAGTACAAGCACGTGTATTAAATGCAGCAAATGGTGAAGGACCAATTAAAATTATTTGTCCTGGTAAAGTGTATCGCCGTGATAGTGACGATGCAACACATTCACATCAATTTACTCAAATCGAAGGACTTGTAGTTGACAAAAACGTATCACTTGCAGATTTAAAAGGAACGTTAGAGTTATTTTTAAAAGAAATTTTCGGTCAAGACCGTGAAATTCGTTTACGTCCAAGTTACTTTCCGTTCACTGAACCAAGTGTTGAAGTAGACGTATCATGTTTTAAATGTGGCGGTAAAGGATGCAACGTATGTAAACAATCTGGATGGATAGAAATACTTGGTGCTGGTATGGTGCACCCGAACGTATTAGAAATGGCAGGGTTTGACAGTAATGAGTATAGTGGCTTTGCGTTTGGTATGGGTCCAGACCGTATTGCAATGTTATATTACGGTATTGAAGACATCCGTCATATGTACACAAACAATTTAAATTTCTTAGAACAGTTTAAATATATTGAAGAAAGAGGGGTTAAACATGAAAGTATCTAA